A section of the Pochonia chlamydosporia 170 chromosome 2, whole genome shotgun sequence genome encodes:
- a CDS encoding cytoskeleton assembly control protein Sla1 (similar to Metarhizium acridum CQMa 102 XP_007808106.1) codes for MRSLNLVFLAGVQLSTARSPTFSIHDDLLAYPQFEVVFANDFISENDAQALLGINSQHPVNSAATPPTSGSNDRTSTTAYAATPSSDNPDEITSYSYEILNMAPHRYLCSIPVVKPPGPVNETANALAKAEEEREYRRAATKGWELINELEDGCLYYVSGWWSYSFCNNREIVQYHAISASNNGQVPRRDPNGQEYVLGRVPTLPATTGDRKQRRQQRGANDPPRPPAELQIKGDQRYLVQRLEGGTICDLTGKDRKIEVQYQCVPGIQADKIGWIKEVVTCSYVMMINTPRLCSDVAFQPPVERSANPINCKLISQSDPSTPLLDQHATPPTAGSEGVKESVQTDNDKVETDEKKDSSQVTIGGVLVGGKRVLSAGDDNGKPLKLQASHLFAPKPKILQVIAEAASKEKGGKIKGLSEEELEKLNVDPKAVEEMRQKLKKLAGEKGWKMQLFQMNEDDEKELFGYVDDPDGEKKDGQKDSGDKTGDTRKAKGDKDAIADKGASGGKDTVKERKGAHSKEKKKQDDGSGSEEKFFNRDEL; via the exons ATGCGCAGTCTCAACCTAGTATTTCTGGCTGGCGTTCAGCTTAGTACAGCTCGATCACCTACTTTCAGCATTCATGATGATTTGCTTGCATACCCCCAG TTTGAAGTTGTTTTTGCCAACGACTTCATATCTGAAAATGATGCGCAAGCTCTGCTAGGTATCAACAGTCAACATCCTGTCAATTCGGCTGCAACCCCGCCAACAAGTGGTAGCAATGATCgcaccagcaccacagcGTACGCTGCCACCCCAAGTTCCGACAACCCGGATGAAATCACGAGCTACTCCTACGAGATTTTAAACATGGCGCCTCATCGCTACTTGTGTTCAATACCCGTGGTGAAACCGCCTGGGCCGGTAAACGAAACTGCCAACGCACTGGCCAAAGCCGAGGAAGAACGAGAGTATCGACGAGCAGCTACAAAAGGTTGGGAACTGATAAATGAACTGGAAGATGGTTGCTTGTACTATGTGTCTGGGTGGTGGAGCTACAGTTTCTGCAACAATCGTGAAATTGTACAATACCACGCCATATCGGCGTCAAACAATGGGCAGGTTCCCAGGCGAGACCCCAACGGCCAAGAGTACGTTTTGGGAAGGGTGCCAACCCTTCCTGCAACAACGGGAGATCGTAAGCAACGACGACAGCAACGCGGCGCCAACGATCCCCCACGCCCTCCGGCCGAACTACAAATAAAGGGTGACCAGCGATATCTTGTACAGAGGCTCGAAGGCGGCACGATTTGCGACTTGACGGGTAAGGACCGCAAAATTGAAGTTCAATACCAATGCGTACCGGGCATTCAAGCGGACAAGATCGGATGGATTAAGGAGGTGGTCACTTGCTCCTATGTCATGATGATCAACACGCCCCGGCTGTGCAGTGATGTCGCCTTTCAACCGCCTGTAGAAAGGTCGGCAAACCCTATCAACTGCAAACTGATTTCTCAAAGCGACCCATCCACGCCACTTTTGGATCAGCACGCAACACCCCCAACGGCTGGCAGCGAAGGCGTCAAAGAGAGTGTTCAGACAGACAACGACAAAGTTGAGAcggacgagaagaaggattcTTCGCAAGTCACTATTGGAGGTGTTCTGGTTGGAGGCAAGCGAGTTCTTTCTGCAGGAGATGACAATGGAAAGCCCCTGAAGCTCCAAGCCAGCCATTTGTTTGCACCTAAGCCAAAGATTTTGCAGGTAATTGCCGAAGCGGCCAGCAAAGAAAAGGGCGGGAAAATCAAGGGCCTGTCggaagaagagcttgagaagCTAAATGTCGATCCGAAGGCTGTTGAAGAAATGCGCCAAAAACTCAAAAAGCTTGCTGGTGAAAAGGGTTGGAAAATGCAGTTATTTCAGATgaacgaagacgacgaaaaggAGCTGTTTGGGTACGTGGATGATCCggatggcgagaagaaggacggTCAAAAGGATTCCGGTGACAAAACGGGGGATACACGTAAAGCAAAGGGTGACAAGGATGCCATAGCAGACAAAGGCGCCAGTGGAGGCAAAGATACGGTGAAGGAGAGGAAAGGTGCGCATTCtaaggagaagaagaagcaggaCGACGGATCAGGAAGCGAGGAGAAGTTTTTTAACCGTGACGAATTGTAA